From Pseudomonas alcaligenes, a single genomic window includes:
- the dapB gene encoding 4-hydroxy-tetrahydrodipicolinate reductase, translating to MRRIAVMGAAGRMGKILIEAVGQADGAQLSAAIDRPDSSLIGADAGELAALGKIGVTLAGDLNAVLDQFDVLIDFTHPSVTLKNLEICRQAGKAMVIGTTGFSPEEKLLLSEAAKQIPIVFAANYSVGVNLCLKLLDTAARVLGDDVDIEIVEAHHRHKVDAPSGTALRMGEVVANALGRDLQKVAVYGREGQTGARERETIGFATVRAGDVVGDHTVLFAADGERVEITHKASSRMTFARGAVRAALWLQSQPAGLYDMQDVLGLN from the coding sequence ATGCGACGTATTGCAGTGATGGGCGCCGCCGGGCGCATGGGCAAGATCCTCATCGAGGCGGTCGGCCAGGCCGATGGCGCCCAACTGAGCGCGGCGATCGATCGTCCGGACAGCAGCCTGATCGGCGCCGACGCTGGCGAGCTGGCAGCGCTGGGCAAGATCGGTGTGACCCTGGCGGGTGACCTGAATGCGGTGCTCGATCAGTTCGATGTGCTGATCGACTTCACCCACCCCTCGGTAACCCTGAAGAACCTGGAAATCTGCCGCCAGGCCGGCAAGGCCATGGTCATTGGCACCACCGGTTTCTCGCCGGAGGAGAAGCTGCTGCTGAGCGAGGCGGCCAAGCAGATTCCGATCGTCTTCGCGGCCAACTACAGCGTCGGCGTCAATCTCTGCCTGAAGCTGCTGGACACCGCCGCCCGTGTGCTGGGCGACGATGTCGATATCGAGATCGTCGAGGCCCACCACCGCCACAAGGTCGACGCGCCGTCCGGTACTGCCCTGCGCATGGGCGAAGTGGTGGCCAATGCCCTGGGGCGCGACCTGCAGAAGGTGGCGGTGTATGGCCGTGAAGGCCAGACCGGCGCCCGCGAGCGCGAGACCATCGGCTTCGCCACCGTGCGTGCCGGCGACGTGGTGGGCGACCACACCGTGCTGTTCGCCGCCGATGGCGAGCGCGTGGAGATCACCCACAAGGCTTCCAGTCGCATGACCTTCGCCCGCGGCGCGGTACGTGCGGCGCTCTGGCTGCAGAGCCAGCCGGCCGGCCTGTACGACATGCAGGATGTGCTGGGGCTGAACTGA
- a CDS encoding DNA cytosine methyltransferase — translation MRTYLSISEAASLLGISAQHVRTLCRNQELQAEKIGNSWVIDPDSVTSYGLRTAHMIAMDHPAHPAPDRQAGKPIALSFFSGAMGLDLDLEKAGFDIRLTCEFNKYCRQTITLNRPDTALLGDINDYSAEQVLQAAQVSASEVDLIVGGPPCQAFSTAGKRKAFNDDRGNAFLKYIDLALTIRPRLIVIENVRGLLSCPMDHRPHDQRGPEFPDLSQDEMKGGALNFVLSKLQLAGYTCSFNLYSAANFGTPQIRERVIIICSRDGVQAPFLTPTHAENGEHGLPRWRTFREAVQGLERHDHLNFPEKRLKYYRLLGPGQNWRSLTPELQREALGKSYFAGGGKTGFLRRLSWDKPAPTLVTHPAMPATDLAHPQAERPLSIQEYKRLQEFPDDWQLAGPLIEQYKQVGNAVPVSLGYAVGRLVRDLLQDKAKQPPRDFRFSRYQATAHDEWLQQFRQQTAKALPHPEPA, via the coding sequence ATGCGTACCTATCTAAGTATCAGCGAAGCCGCCAGCCTGCTCGGCATCAGCGCACAGCATGTGCGCACCCTCTGCCGCAACCAGGAACTACAGGCCGAGAAGATCGGCAACAGCTGGGTCATCGACCCCGACAGCGTGACCAGCTACGGACTCAGAACCGCCCACATGATTGCAATGGATCACCCTGCCCACCCGGCGCCCGACCGCCAGGCAGGCAAGCCGATCGCCCTGAGCTTCTTCTCGGGCGCCATGGGCCTCGACCTCGACCTGGAAAAGGCTGGTTTCGATATCCGCCTGACCTGCGAGTTCAACAAGTACTGCCGGCAGACCATCACCCTCAACCGCCCGGACACCGCCCTGCTCGGCGACATCAACGACTACAGCGCCGAACAGGTGCTGCAGGCTGCCCAGGTCAGTGCCAGCGAAGTCGACCTGATAGTCGGCGGCCCACCCTGCCAGGCCTTCAGCACCGCCGGCAAGCGCAAGGCGTTCAACGACGACCGCGGCAACGCCTTCCTCAAGTACATCGACCTGGCGCTGACCATTCGTCCGCGCCTGATCGTCATCGAGAACGTCCGCGGCCTGCTGTCGTGCCCCATGGATCATCGTCCGCACGACCAGCGCGGGCCGGAATTCCCCGACCTGTCGCAGGACGAGATGAAGGGCGGCGCCCTTAACTTCGTGCTCAGCAAGCTGCAGCTGGCCGGCTACACCTGCAGCTTCAACCTGTACAGCGCGGCCAACTTCGGCACCCCGCAGATCCGCGAGCGGGTGATCATCATCTGCTCGCGCGACGGCGTGCAGGCGCCCTTCCTCACCCCGACCCACGCGGAAAACGGCGAGCACGGCCTGCCGCGCTGGCGCACCTTCCGCGAGGCGGTACAGGGCCTGGAGCGCCATGACCACCTGAACTTCCCGGAAAAGCGCCTGAAGTACTACCGCCTGCTCGGCCCCGGGCAGAACTGGCGCAGCCTGACCCCGGAACTGCAGCGAGAAGCCCTGGGCAAGTCCTACTTCGCCGGCGGCGGCAAGACCGGTTTCCTGCGCCGCCTGAGCTGGGACAAACCGGCCCCGACCCTGGTGACCCACCCGGCCATGCCGGCCACCGACCTGGCCCACCCGCAAGCCGAGCGACCGCTGTCGATCCAGGAATACAAACGCTTGCAGGAATTCCCGGACGACTGGCAACTGGCCGGCCCGCTGATCGAGCAGTACAAGCAGGTCGGCAATGCCGTACCAGTGAGTCTGGGCTATGCAGTGGGGCGCCTGGTGCGCGACCTGCTGCAGGACAAGGCCAAGCAGCCGCCCCGCGACTTCCGCTTCTCGCGCTACCAGGCCACCGCCCACGACGAATGGCTACAGCAGTTCAGGCAACAGACCGCCAAGGCCCTGCCCCACCCCGAACCCGCCTGA
- the ftsH gene encoding ATP-dependent zinc metalloprotease FtsH has product MAKNLILWLIIAAVLVTVMNNFSSPSESGKLNYSEFIQQVQQGKVKQVTVDGYIISGSNLDGTKFETVRPAIEDRGLIKDLIDNNVEIVGKQPERQSIWTQLLVASFPILVIIAVFMFFMRQMQGGGGGRGGPMSFGKSKARLLSEDQVKTTLADVAGCDEAKEEVGELVEFLRDPGKFQRLGGRIPRGVLMVGPPGTGKTLLAKAIAGEAKVPFFTISGSDFVEMFVGVGASRVRDMFEQAKKHAPCIIFIDEIDAVGRHRGAGLGGGHDEREQTLNQLLVEMDGFEMNDGIIVIAATNRPDVLDPALLRPGRFDRQVVVGLPDIRGREQILKVHMRKVPVGDNVEPAVIARGTPGFSGADLANLVNEASLFAARASKRLVEMKEFELAKDKIMMGAERKSMVMSEKEKLNTAYHEAGHAIVGRLVPEHDPVYKVSIIPRGRALGVTMFLPEEDRYSLSKRALVSQICSLFGGRIAEEMTLGFDGVTTGASNDIMRATRLARNMVTKWGLSEKLGPLMYAEEEGEVFLGRSAGSQHANVSGETAKLIDDEVRSLIDGCYATAKRLLEENRDKLDAMADALMKYETIDADQIDDIMAGRTPREPRDWHDGSGTPNAPKEEVQRPQTPIGGPAGEH; this is encoded by the coding sequence ATGGCAAAGAACCTGATCCTGTGGCTGATCATCGCGGCTGTACTGGTCACCGTGATGAACAACTTCTCCAGCCCGAGCGAGTCCGGCAAGCTGAACTATTCCGAGTTCATCCAGCAGGTACAGCAGGGCAAGGTCAAGCAGGTGACCGTGGATGGCTACATCATCAGCGGTAGCAACCTCGACGGCACCAAGTTCGAAACGGTGCGCCCGGCCATCGAAGACCGCGGGTTGATCAAGGATCTGATCGACAACAACGTCGAGATCGTCGGCAAGCAGCCAGAGCGCCAGAGCATCTGGACCCAGTTGCTGGTGGCCAGCTTCCCGATCCTGGTGATCATCGCCGTGTTCATGTTCTTCATGCGCCAGATGCAGGGCGGCGGCGGTGGCCGCGGCGGCCCGATGAGCTTCGGCAAGTCCAAGGCGCGTCTGCTCTCCGAAGATCAGGTCAAGACTACCCTGGCTGACGTCGCCGGTTGCGACGAGGCCAAGGAGGAGGTCGGCGAGCTGGTCGAGTTCCTCCGCGATCCGGGCAAGTTCCAGCGCCTCGGCGGTCGCATTCCGCGTGGCGTGCTGATGGTCGGCCCGCCCGGTACCGGTAAGACCCTGCTGGCCAAGGCGATTGCCGGCGAGGCCAAGGTGCCGTTCTTCACTATTTCCGGCTCCGACTTCGTCGAGATGTTCGTCGGTGTCGGCGCCTCCCGCGTGCGCGACATGTTCGAGCAGGCCAAGAAGCATGCGCCGTGCATCATTTTTATCGACGAGATCGACGCCGTCGGTCGCCATCGTGGCGCCGGCCTGGGGGGCGGTCACGACGAGCGCGAGCAGACCCTCAACCAGCTGCTGGTGGAGATGGATGGCTTCGAGATGAACGACGGCATCATCGTCATTGCCGCCACCAACCGTCCGGATGTGCTGGATCCGGCGCTGCTGCGTCCGGGCCGCTTCGACCGCCAGGTGGTGGTCGGTCTGCCGGATATCCGTGGTCGCGAGCAGATTCTCAAGGTGCACATGCGCAAGGTGCCGGTTGGTGACAACGTCGAACCGGCGGTGATTGCCCGCGGCACGCCGGGCTTCTCCGGTGCCGACCTGGCCAACCTGGTCAACGAGGCCTCGCTGTTCGCTGCTCGCGCCAGCAAGCGCCTGGTGGAAATGAAGGAATTCGAGCTGGCCAAGGACAAGATCATGATGGGCGCCGAGCGCAAATCGATGGTCATGTCCGAGAAGGAGAAGCTCAACACCGCTTACCACGAGGCGGGTCACGCCATCGTCGGGCGCCTGGTGCCCGAGCACGACCCGGTCTACAAGGTGTCGATCATTCCGCGCGGCCGCGCCCTGGGCGTGACCATGTTCCTCCCGGAAGAGGATCGCTACAGCCTGTCCAAGCGCGCCCTGGTCAGCCAGATCTGCTCGCTGTTCGGTGGGCGGATTGCTGAGGAAATGACCCTGGGCTTCGATGGTGTTACCACCGGCGCATCCAACGACATCATGCGGGCCACTCGTCTGGCGCGGAACATGGTGACCAAGTGGGGCCTGTCCGAGAAGCTTGGGCCGCTGATGTATGCCGAAGAAGAGGGTGAAGTGTTCCTCGGTCGCAGTGCCGGCAGCCAGCACGCCAATGTATCCGGTGAGACGGCCAAGCTGATCGACGACGAGGTGCGCAGCCTGATCGATGGCTGCTATGCCACCGCCAAGCGCCTGCTGGAAGAAAACCGCGACAAGCTGGATGCCATGGCTGATGCGCTGATGAAGTACGAAACCATCGATGCCGATCAGATCGACGACATCATGGCTGGGCGTACTCCGCGCGAGCCGCGTGACTGGCATGATGGTTCCGGCACGCCGAACGCGCCCAAGGAAGAAGTGCAGCGTCCGCAAACGCCGATCGGCGGCCCGGCTGGCGAGCATTAA
- the carB gene encoding carbamoyl-phosphate synthase large subunit has translation MPKRTDIKSILILGAGPIVIGQACEFDYSGAQACKALKEEGFRVILVNSNPATIMTDPAMADATYIEPIKWATVAKIIEKERPDALLPTMGGQTALNCALDLEKHGILEKFGVEMIGANADTIDKAEDRSRFDKAMKDIGLACPVSGIAHNMEEAYGVLEKVGFPCIIRPSFTMGGTGGGIAYNREEFEEICARGLDLSPTSELLIDESLIGWKEYEMEVVRDKKDNCIIVCSIENFDPMGVHTGDSITVAPAQTLTDKEYQIMRNASLAVLREIGVETGGSNVQFGICPNTGRMVVIEMNPRVSRSSALASKATGFPIAKIAAKLAVGYTLDELQNDITGGRTPASFEPAIDYVVTKIPRFAFEKFPKADARLTTQMKSVGEVMAIGRTFQESVQKALRGLEVGVAGFDEKLDLNDPEAESTLRRELTVPSADRIWYVADAFRAGKTIAEVFELTRIDEWFLVQIEDLVKDEEKVKTLGLSSIDFDLMFKLKRKGFSDARLAKLLGVSEKSLRAHRHKLKVLPVYKRVDTCAAEFATDTAYMYSTYEEECEAAPSSREKIMILGGGPNRIGQGIEFDYCCVHAALAMREDGYETIMVNCNPETVSTDYDTSDRLYFEPVTLEDVLEIVRVEQPKGVIVQYGGQTPLKICRALEEAGVPIIGTSPEAIDRAEDRERFQQMVQRLGLRQPANATARSEDEALALSKGIGYPMVVRPSYVLGGRAMEIVYQEEELKRYMREAVKVSNDSPVLLDRFLNCAIEVDVDAVCDGETVVIGAIMQHIEQAGVHSGDSACSLPPYSLPKHIQDEIREQVKKMALELGVVGLMNVQMAVQGEDIYVIEVNPRASRTVPFVSKCVGESLAKVAARVMAGKSLAEVGYTKEIIPPFFSVKEAVFPFAKFPGVDPILGPEMKSTGEVMGVGDSFGEAFAKAQVGASEILPNSGCAFISVREDDKPEAVQVARDLVALGFEVVATAGTAKVIEAAGLPVRRVNKVTEGRPHVVDMIKNDEVTLIINTTEGRQSIADSYSIRRNALQHKIYCTTTIAAGQAVCEALKFGPEKTVRRLQDLHAGIKA, from the coding sequence ATGCCAAAACGTACAGACATCAAAAGCATCCTGATCCTCGGCGCCGGCCCCATCGTCATCGGCCAGGCCTGCGAGTTCGACTACTCCGGCGCTCAGGCGTGCAAGGCCCTGAAGGAAGAAGGCTTCCGCGTCATCCTGGTGAACTCCAACCCGGCCACCATCATGACCGACCCGGCCATGGCTGACGCCACCTACATCGAGCCGATCAAGTGGGCCACCGTGGCCAAGATCATCGAGAAGGAGCGCCCGGACGCCCTGCTGCCGACCATGGGCGGCCAGACCGCGCTGAACTGCGCCCTGGATCTGGAAAAGCACGGCATCCTGGAAAAATTCGGCGTCGAGATGATCGGCGCCAACGCCGACACCATCGACAAGGCCGAAGACCGTTCGCGCTTCGACAAGGCGATGAAAGACATCGGCCTGGCCTGCCCGGTTTCCGGCATCGCCCACAACATGGAAGAAGCCTACGGCGTGCTGGAGAAGGTCGGCTTCCCCTGCATCATCCGTCCGTCCTTCACCATGGGTGGCACCGGCGGCGGCATCGCCTACAACCGTGAAGAGTTCGAAGAGATCTGCGCCCGCGGCCTGGATCTGTCGCCGACCAGCGAGCTGCTGATCGACGAATCGCTGATCGGCTGGAAGGAATACGAGATGGAGGTAGTCCGCGACAAGAAGGACAACTGCATCATCGTCTGCTCCATCGAGAACTTCGACCCGATGGGCGTGCACACCGGCGACTCGATCACCGTGGCTCCGGCGCAGACCCTGACCGACAAGGAATACCAGATCATGCGCAACGCCTCGCTGGCGGTGCTGCGCGAGATCGGCGTGGAAACCGGCGGCTCCAACGTGCAGTTCGGCATCTGCCCGAACACCGGCCGCATGGTGGTGATCGAGATGAACCCGCGCGTGTCGCGTTCCTCGGCCCTGGCTTCCAAGGCCACTGGTTTCCCGATCGCGAAGATCGCCGCCAAGCTGGCTGTCGGCTACACCCTCGACGAGCTGCAGAACGACATCACCGGCGGTCGCACCCCGGCTTCGTTCGAGCCGGCCATCGACTACGTCGTGACCAAGATCCCGCGTTTCGCCTTCGAGAAGTTCCCGAAAGCCGACGCCCGCCTGACCACCCAGATGAAGTCCGTTGGTGAAGTCATGGCCATCGGCCGCACCTTCCAGGAGTCCGTGCAGAAAGCCCTGCGCGGCCTGGAAGTCGGCGTTGCCGGCTTCGACGAGAAGCTCGACCTGAACGACCCGGAAGCCGAGAGCACCCTGCGCCGCGAGCTGACCGTGCCGAGTGCCGACCGCATCTGGTACGTGGCCGATGCCTTCCGCGCCGGCAAGACCATCGCCGAAGTGTTCGAGCTGACCCGCATCGACGAGTGGTTCCTGGTGCAGATCGAGGATCTGGTCAAGGATGAGGAGAAGGTCAAGACCCTCGGCCTGTCCTCCATCGATTTTGATCTGATGTTCAAGCTCAAGCGCAAGGGCTTCTCCGATGCGCGCCTAGCCAAGCTGCTCGGCGTTTCCGAGAAGAGCCTGCGCGCCCACCGCCACAAGCTGAAAGTGCTGCCGGTGTACAAGCGCGTCGACACCTGCGCCGCCGAATTCGCTACCGACACCGCCTACATGTACTCGACCTACGAGGAAGAGTGCGAGGCCGCGCCGTCGAGCCGCGAGAAGATCATGATCCTCGGCGGCGGCCCCAACCGCATCGGCCAGGGTATCGAGTTCGACTACTGCTGCGTGCACGCGGCGCTGGCCATGCGTGAAGACGGTTACGAGACCATCATGGTCAACTGCAACCCGGAAACCGTCTCCACCGACTACGACACCTCCGACCGCCTGTACTTCGAGCCGGTAACCCTGGAAGACGTGCTGGAAATCGTCCGCGTCGAGCAGCCGAAGGGCGTGATCGTGCAGTACGGTGGCCAGACCCCGCTGAAGATCTGCCGCGCCCTGGAAGAGGCCGGTGTACCGATCATCGGTACCAGCCCTGAAGCCATCGACCGCGCCGAAGACCGCGAGCGCTTCCAGCAGATGGTGCAGCGCCTTGGCCTGCGCCAGCCGGCCAACGCCACTGCGCGCAGCGAAGACGAGGCCCTGGCCCTGTCCAAGGGCATCGGCTACCCGATGGTGGTGCGTCCGTCCTACGTACTGGGCGGCCGCGCGATGGAGATCGTCTACCAGGAAGAAGAACTCAAGCGCTATATGCGTGAGGCCGTCAAAGTCTCCAACGACAGCCCGGTGCTGCTCGATCGCTTCCTCAACTGCGCCATCGAGGTGGACGTGGATGCGGTGTGCGACGGCGAGACCGTGGTGATCGGCGCGATCATGCAGCACATCGAACAGGCCGGCGTGCACTCCGGTGACTCCGCTTGCTCGCTGCCGCCGTACTCGCTGCCCAAGCACATCCAGGACGAGATCCGCGAGCAGGTCAAGAAAATGGCCCTGGAGCTCGGCGTGGTTGGTCTGATGAACGTGCAGATGGCCGTGCAGGGCGAGGACATCTACGTCATCGAAGTGAACCCGCGCGCCTCGCGTACCGTGCCGTTCGTCTCCAAGTGCGTCGGCGAGTCGCTGGCCAAGGTGGCGGCCCGGGTCATGGCTGGCAAGAGCCTGGCCGAGGTGGGCTACACCAAGGAAATCATCCCGCCGTTCTTCAGCGTCAAGGAAGCGGTGTTCCCGTTCGCCAAGTTCCCGGGCGTCGACCCGATCCTCGGCCCGGAAATGAAGTCTACCGGTGAAGTGATGGGTGTCGGCGACAGCTTCGGCGAGGCCTTCGCCAAGGCTCAGGTCGGTGCCAGTGAGATCCTGCCGAACTCCGGCTGCGCTTTCATCAGCGTGCGCGAGGACGACAAGCCGGAAGCGGTGCAGGTCGCCCGTGACCTGGTGGCGCTGGGCTTCGAGGTGGTCGCTACCGCCGGTACCGCCAAGGTGATCGAGGCTGCCGGCCTGCCGGTACGCCGGGTGAACAAGGTGACCGAAGGCCGCCCACACGTGGTCGACATGATCAAGAATGACGAGGTCACCCTGATCATCAACACCACCGAAGGTCGTCAGTCCATCGCTGACTCCTACTCCATCCGTCGTAACGCTCTGCAGCACAAGATCTACTGCACCACCACCATCGCGGCGGGGCAGGCGGTCTGCGAGGCGCTCAAGTTCGGTCCCGAGAAGACCGTGCGCCGGCTGCAGGATCTGCATGCAGGAATCAAGGCATGA
- a CDS encoding DUF4149 domain-containing protein, translated as MRAGAMAWQLAQTFWVGGLWLLYFVMRPALGEMGLAPLLVQTIHATLSPLLIGFATFCALLQAVLLVQAEGVRSLWRDLRGQLLLVVLGMGLVFFLVRQWQPGAERWLMFNYMVVALCGLLLVLQPLPGAGRR; from the coding sequence CTGCGCGCCGGCGCCATGGCCTGGCAGCTGGCCCAGACCTTCTGGGTCGGCGGCCTGTGGCTGCTGTACTTCGTCATGCGCCCGGCGCTGGGCGAGATGGGCCTGGCGCCGCTGCTGGTGCAAACCATCCACGCCACCCTGAGCCCGCTGCTGATCGGTTTCGCGACCTTCTGTGCGTTGCTGCAGGCGGTGCTGCTGGTGCAGGCCGAGGGCGTGCGCAGCCTGTGGCGCGACCTGCGCGGTCAGCTGCTGCTGGTCGTGCTGGGCATGGGCCTGGTGTTCTTTCTGGTGCGCCAATGGCAGCCGGGGGCGGAGCGCTGGCTGATGTTCAACTACATGGTGGTGGCGCTATGCGGGCTGCTGCTGGTGCTGCAGCCCCTGCCGGGAGCGGGCCGCCGCTGA
- the carA gene encoding glutamine-hydrolyzing carbamoyl-phosphate synthase small subunit: MTKPAILALADGSIFRGDAIGADGHTIGEVVFNTAMTGYQEILTDPSYAQQIVTLTYPHIGNTGTTPEDAESNRVWAAGLIIRDLPLLSSSWRDKQSLPEYLKANGTVAIAGIDTRRLTRILREKGSQNGCILVGDDATEEKALELARSFPGLKGMDLAKVVSATERYEWRESVWELKSDSHPQIAASELPYHVVAYDYGVKLNILRMLVARGCRLTVVPAQTPASEVLALNPDGVFLSNGPGDPEPCDYAIAAIKQILETEIPLFGICLGHQLLALASGAKTVKMGTGHHGANHPVQDLDSGVVMITSQNHGFAVDEPSLPANLRATHKSLFDGTLQGIERTDKVAFSFQGHPEASPGPHDVAPLFDRFIEAMAKRR, encoded by the coding sequence TTGACTAAGCCAGCCATACTCGCCCTAGCCGACGGTAGCATTTTCCGCGGCGACGCCATCGGGGCCGACGGCCATACCATCGGCGAGGTCGTGTTCAACACGGCCATGACCGGCTATCAGGAAATCCTCACCGATCCTTCCTATGCCCAGCAGATAGTCACGCTGACCTATCCGCACATCGGCAACACCGGTACCACCCCGGAAGACGCCGAGTCCAACCGCGTCTGGGCTGCCGGCCTGATCATTCGCGACCTGCCGCTGCTGTCCTCCAGCTGGCGCGACAAGCAGTCGCTGCCGGAGTATCTGAAGGCCAACGGCACCGTTGCCATCGCCGGCATCGACACCCGTCGCCTGACCCGCATCCTGCGCGAGAAGGGTTCGCAGAACGGCTGCATCCTGGTTGGCGACGACGCCACCGAGGAAAAAGCCCTGGAGCTGGCGCGCAGCTTCCCCGGCCTGAAAGGCATGGATCTGGCCAAGGTGGTCAGCGCCACCGAGCGCTACGAGTGGCGCGAGAGCGTGTGGGAGCTGAAGAGCGACAGCCACCCGCAGATCGCCGCCAGCGAGCTGCCCTACCACGTGGTCGCCTACGACTACGGGGTCAAGCTGAACATCCTGCGCATGCTGGTCGCCCGCGGCTGCCGCCTGACTGTGGTGCCGGCGCAGACTCCGGCCAGCGAAGTGCTGGCGCTGAACCCGGACGGCGTGTTCCTCTCCAACGGCCCAGGCGACCCCGAGCCGTGCGACTACGCTATCGCCGCGATCAAGCAGATCCTCGAGACCGAGATTCCGCTGTTCGGCATCTGCCTCGGCCACCAGCTGCTGGCCCTGGCCTCCGGCGCCAAGACCGTGAAGATGGGCACCGGTCACCACGGCGCCAACCACCCGGTACAGGATCTCGACAGCGGCGTGGTGATGATCACCAGCCAGAACCACGGTTTCGCCGTGGACGAGCCGAGCCTGCCGGCCAACCTGCGCGCCACCCACAAGTCGCTGTTCGACGGCACCCTGCAGGGCATCGAACGCACCGACAAGGTGGCCTTCAGCTTCCAGGGCCACCCGGAAGCCAGCCCGGGCCCGCACGACGTCGCCCCGCTGTTCGACCGCTTCATCGAAGCCATGGCCAAGCGCCGCTAA
- the folP gene encoding dihydropteroate synthase gives MSFPQYPTRLACGSRVLDLARPHVMGILNVTPDSFSDGGRFAARDAALRHAAEMVAAGATLIDVGGESTRPGARPVSPVEELERVAPAVEAIAAELDVVISLDTSTPAVMREGARLGAGLINDVRSLRREGALQAAADTGLPVCLMHMLGEPGTMQQDPHYHDVVAEVAAFLRERMAACVAAGIAGERVLLDPGFGFAKTLAHNLSLFKHLEALHELGRPLLVGVSRKSMIGQVLQREVNERLYGGLALAAVAVAKGARILRVHDVAQTVDAVRMIAAVEAAE, from the coding sequence ATGAGTTTTCCGCAGTACCCGACCCGGCTGGCATGTGGCAGCCGGGTTCTCGATCTGGCCCGTCCGCATGTGATGGGTATCCTCAACGTCACCCCTGACTCCTTTTCCGACGGCGGCCGTTTCGCGGCTCGCGATGCGGCTCTGCGGCATGCGGCCGAGATGGTCGCGGCAGGTGCCACTCTGATCGATGTCGGTGGCGAGTCCACGCGCCCTGGGGCGCGTCCCGTTTCTCCGGTGGAAGAGCTGGAGCGGGTGGCGCCGGCCGTGGAGGCGATTGCGGCCGAGCTGGATGTGGTGATTTCCCTGGATACCTCGACGCCTGCGGTGATGCGCGAAGGCGCACGGCTGGGTGCTGGGCTGATCAATGATGTTCGCAGCCTGCGCCGCGAAGGTGCCTTGCAGGCGGCAGCCGATACCGGCTTGCCGGTTTGTCTTATGCACATGCTGGGTGAGCCCGGCACCATGCAGCAGGATCCGCATTACCATGACGTAGTTGCCGAGGTGGCTGCGTTCCTGCGCGAACGCATGGCGGCCTGTGTGGCGGCCGGGATCGCCGGCGAGCGCGTGCTACTCGACCCAGGCTTCGGCTTTGCCAAGACCCTGGCGCACAACCTGAGCCTGTTCAAGCACCTGGAGGCCCTGCATGAGCTCGGGCGTCCGCTGCTGGTAGGGGTGTCGCGCAAGAGCATGATCGGGCAAGTGCTGCAGCGTGAAGTGAATGAGCGCCTGTATGGCGGCCTGGCCCTGGCGGCCGTGGCGGTGGCCAAGGGTGCGCGTATCCTGCGGGTGCATGATGTGGCGCAAACCGTCGATGCGGTGCGCATGATTGCCGCCGTGGAAGCCGCAGAATAA
- the greA gene encoding transcription elongation factor GreA — MNKYPMTVQGARALEEELTHLTKVVRPKLSQDIGEARELGDLKENAEYHAAREQQGMVEARIRDIEGRLQNAVIIDVTTIAHTGKVIFGTTVEIANCETDESVTYQIVGEDEADIKQGKLSVSSPIARALVGKDEGDVVAVKTPSGLVEYEIVEVRHL; from the coding sequence ATGAATAAATACCCCATGACCGTCCAGGGCGCGCGCGCCCTGGAAGAAGAGCTGACGCACCTGACCAAGGTGGTGCGTCCCAAGCTCAGCCAGGACATCGGTGAAGCGCGCGAGCTTGGCGATCTCAAGGAGAACGCCGAGTATCACGCCGCCCGCGAGCAGCAGGGCATGGTCGAGGCGCGTATCCGTGATATCGAGGGTCGTCTGCAGAATGCGGTGATCATCGATGTCACCACCATTGCCCATACCGGCAAAGTGATCTTCGGCACCACCGTCGAGATCGCCAACTGCGAGACCGATGAGAGCGTGACCTACCAGATCGTTGGTGAGGACGAAGCCGACATCAAGCAGGGCAAGCTGTCGGTCAGCTCGCCCATCGCTCGCGCCCTGGTCGGCAAGGACGAGGGTGATGTGGTCGCGGTGAAAACGCCGAGCGGTCTGGTCGAGTACGAGATTGTCGAAGTCCGCCATCTTTAA
- the yhbY gene encoding ribosome assembly RNA-binding protein YhbY: protein MALTNEQKKHFKSIGHHLKPVLIVAENGLTEGVLAELERALNDHELIKVQFRLTERDDRRALIDELAAVGRCELVQVIGKMALVYRKNPKPNKNLSNIHRYQA, encoded by the coding sequence ATGGCGCTTACCAACGAGCAGAAGAAACACTTCAAATCCATCGGCCACCACCTGAAGCCGGTTCTGATCGTCGCCGAGAACGGCCTGACCGAAGGCGTGCTGGCCGAGCTGGAGCGGGCGCTGAACGATCACGAGCTGATCAAGGTGCAGTTCCGTCTGACCGAGCGCGATGACCGCCGCGCCCTGATCGACGAACTGGCCGCAGTCGGCCGCTGCGAGCTGGTACAGGTCATCGGCAAGATGGCTCTGGTCTACCGCAAGAACCCCAAGCCCAACAAGAACCTCTCCAACATCCACCGCTATCAGGCCTGA